A single window of Pogona vitticeps strain Pit_001003342236 chromosome 11, PviZW2.1, whole genome shotgun sequence DNA harbors:
- the LPAR4 gene encoding lysophosphatidic acid receptor 4, whose product MGNHSHNHTCVTDDTFKYNLYGAVYSVVFVLGLITNCASLFVFCFRINMRNETTIFMTNLAFSDLLFVFTLPFKIFYNFNRHWPFGDPLCRISGTAFLTNIYGSMLFLTCISVDRFLAIVYPFRSRTIRTRRNSAIVCAGVWILVLSGGISASLFSTTNTTNNSTTCFEGFSKSIWKTYLSKITIFIEVVGFIIPLMLNLTCSSLVLRTLRKPATLSQIGTNKEKVLKMIVVHVAIFMVCFVPYNSILFLYALVRSQAIASCSLERFAKTLYPITLCIATLNCCFDPFIYYFTSESFQKSFYITPHLKTGSPLTKFVLPAAQEDMSHQAITNGADLTSESNF is encoded by the coding sequence ATGGGAAATCACAGCCACAACCATACCTGCGTGACAGATGACACCTTCAAATACAACCTCTATGGCGCTGTGTACAGCGTGGTCTTTGTCTTGGGCCTGATCACCAACTGCGCCTCTTTGTTCGTCTTCTGCTTCCGCATCAACATGCGGAACGAGACCACCATTTTCATGACCAACCTGGCTTTCTCCGACTTGCTTTTCGTCTTCACGCTCCCGTTCAAGATCTTCTACAACTTCAACCGGCACTGGCCGTTCGGAGACCCTTTGTGTAGGATCTCCGGCACGGCGTTCCTGACCAACATCTACGGGAGCATGCTTTTCCTCACCTGCATCAGCGTCGACCGCTTCCTCGCCATCGTCTACCCGTTCCGATCCCGTACCATTAGGACGAGACGCAATTCGGCCATCGTGTGTGCGGGCGTGTGGATTCTGGTCCTCAGCGGAGGGATCTCGGCCTCTTTGTTctccaccaccaacaccaccaacaaCAGCACCACGTGTTTCGAAGGCTTTTCGAAAAGCATATGGAAGACCTACCTGTCCAAGATTACAATATTTATTGAAGTGGTTGGCTTCATCATCCCCCTGATGCTCAACCTCACCTGTTCATCCTTGGTCCTGAGAACTCTCCGGAAACCAGCCACCCTCTCGCAGATTGGCACAAACAAAGAGAAAGTACTCAAGATGATTGTTGTGCATGTGGCCATCTTCATGGTGTGCTTTGTGCCGTACAACTCCATACTCTTCCTGTACGCCCTTGTACGCTCCCAAGCCATCGCCAGCTGCTCTTTAGAGAGGTTCGCCAAGACACTCTACCCAATCACGTTGTGCATTGCTACCCTCAACTGTTGCTTTGACCCTTTCATCTACTACTTCACCTCCGAATCGTTCCAGAAGTCTTTCTACATAACCCCCCACCTCAAAACGGGCTCTCCTTTAACAAAGTTTGTCTTGCCGGCCGCGCAGGAGGACATGAGCCACCAGGCAATCACAAACGGAGCCGATCTGACCTCTGAATCCAATTTTTGA